A stretch of Lactuca sativa cultivar Salinas chromosome 6, Lsat_Salinas_v11, whole genome shotgun sequence DNA encodes these proteins:
- the LOC111901972 gene encoding uncharacterized protein LOC111901972 encodes MLTSWARSEQKKSVSIPAYKPPLPFPSRANLSPLEREHLEFVKQLKGIHINTPFIDSLAKVLEYAKFLQDLLDTRQQLKENSKVILSEQSLRAVLGEIPKKMGDPGRLTIPCEFGNKLKTYALADSGASINLMPFSFYQKLNIQKMKGTKMTIHMENRSVTHPRGIVEDILVKIGKFVFLVDFVVLDMKEVPNAPIILGALVDIRESKLTLRVGDEK; translated from the coding sequence ATGCTCACGTCGTGGGCTCGGTCTGAACAGAAGAAATCCGTATCTATTCCAGCTTATAAACCACCTTTGCCATTCCCGTCTAGAGCTAATCTCAGTCCACTGGAGAGAGAACATCTGGAGTTTGTCAAGCAATTGAAGGGTATTCATATTAATACTCCTTTTATTGATTCACTTGCAAAAGTTCTAGAATATGCTAAGTTCCTACAAGACTTGTTAGACACTCGTCAGCAATTAAAGGAGAATTCTAAGGTAATTCTAAGTGAACAAAGTTTAAGGGCTGTGTTGGGAGAGAtacctaagaagatgggagatcctggacgcctcactatTCCATGTGAGTTTGGTAATAAGTTGAAGAcatatgctttagccgattctggggctagcattaatttgatgcctttcTCGTTTTATCAAAAGTTAAATATTCAGAAAATGAAGGGTACTAaaatgacaattcacatggaaaaTCGTTCAGTGACCCACCCAAGAGGGATAGTAGAAGACATCCTAGTTAAAATTGGGAAATTCGTTTTCCTAGTTGATTTTGTGGTGTTGGATATGAAAGAAGTTCCCAATGCTCCAATTATTCTTGGAGCCCTGGTTGATATACGCGAGTCCAAGCTCACCTTGAGAGTTGGGGATGAGAAGTAA